The Taeniopygia guttata chromosome 27, bTaeGut7.mat, whole genome shotgun sequence region GGCAGGGGGTTTCTGTGCCACCCACCAGATCCCCGTCCCCACAGTTTCCTATGTCCCACCAGCCAAAGAGCCCCAGCGGTGGCAGGCACTGGCCACACTGACCGTATCCTCACTCCGAGAGCAATAGCTGACCCCAGGGCCAGCGCCTCCTCCCTCCAAAGCACAcgggccctgccctggcccCAGAAGCACACGATGGGCATGTGGCCAAGCTGGGCCCTACTCATGCCCAGCAAGGCCGGGAGCGCCAGGCTTGTCTGGTGCTGGCTCCCTGAGGAGGTGACCCTGTGCTTGgcacctgtccatgtccctgtccctgtcccagcgcagggacagccctgcccctACCTCCCGGGAGATGCTGTGAGGCTGAGTGAATGTCCCTAAAGCACTTTCAGTTCTCCAGTGAAAGGGAATGCTGCTGCTCACTTGCCGTGCACAGCCctccaatcccatcccagttaGGAGCTTCCAGGAAGTTACTGATGATTCCCGAAATCAAAGGTGTTTTCAGCAGCCTGGACAATCAGGTGGCAGGTGCACCCATAGCCTGCGGagtgccaggctctggaggGACCCCCAGGCCATAGCTCTGCATTTCACTGTGCTCAGACAGCCCGACCATGGCCTGTCTGGGACTGTCACCGCGGCGCTCTGGGTGCCCAGCACGCTGCTGTACATAGAGAGAGCTGCATCCCAAATGGACCTTTCGCTGGAGGAACACCCCACCCCGATCTATGCAATCCAGGGGGCAGCTCACCCGCCGCATTGGCCGCCTGCGATTCCCTTTGGTGCTGATGCATCCCTGCAGCCGgagcagtggtggcagcagaAGAACCAACATGACGCTGAGCTCTGTCCCGTCCCTGGCCCAGGGGTCAGACCCTGGTTCAGACCTCTGCTGTGACTCCCATTGCCTCCCAGCCCCCGGGAAGGGGCGGGTTGGTGTGTGCACCTGGGAATCCACACGCACAAGCACACATATCTGACGTCTTGGCCATAAGCAGCGCCTGGATTTCACAAGGATTTTGCCCAGCGTGCTCCGAATGGGTCCTGGCACGGGGAGGTGAACAGGAAGCGGCCAATGGGCGACTCAGATGGCTGAAACATATCTgcttcccagggctggagcctgAAACATATCTGCTTCCCAGGCCTGGAGCCTTGGCAAGGGcaggaaagctgcaggaaggagcacacacacacccGCAGGGTAGCACCAACTGTGGAGCCACCACTGTACTCCTGCCACAGAGACAGGAGAGTGAGGGAACCTCTGGGTATGAACTCACCTGCTCAGGGCATCCCTTCcccagggaaggaagggagtGGAGAGAGGGCACCAGGAGAAGACTGAGCAGCTGTACATGCAGACAATGGAAAGGTCTTGCAGCAGTGGTGGGACATGTGGCTTGGAGCGCAGCTGAGGGAAACAAGGCTCCCAGCAGGGAGCCCAGGGATAGGGAGATGGTCCCACAGCCCAGGGGACACGTAAGGACCCCAcatcccagggaacaggagcctgtgctggtggggccccaggggacaggagggacgCTGTCCCCGTTCCCCAGTGCCAAGCAGCCCAtgcccagggtgtccccagccatccctgcccGTCTCACTGTGCCCTTCCCAGGCCCTTGGGGTCACCCCCAGTCCAGCCATCGCAGCAGGACAGCGGGTCCCCTCCTGTGCCACGAGCCcctggtgctgtgcccagcccctcaGAAGCTTggggagcctggagcagctgggctccagcttgcagagctgcctggcacCAGTGGGCCTGTTCCCCTCCGTTGTTCCTGTGCTGGAGCCACGGCTGCTCCTTGCCCCTCACCAGTTCTTGGCACTTTAACCCTGTGAAAGCCATTCCTTCTAGTAACAATAATACTGCAACGAGCTGCGTAAGAAACCCCCGTTATGgcatccccccaaatcccctcctgCTCTCCAAAGCATTTACTGCCTTTGACTTAGCACATGCTGTACTAGGAGTAGGGATAGTCCATAGCGCTCGGTAATGTGTGCCCCTCTGTAAATATCCTTGGAGTGATGTGAAATTTGATtcaaaacaccagaaaaaaaaaaaaaaaaaacaaacccaaaatggAATATCCAGACTCTAGGGACTTGGCCAGTACCCTCCTGTAATGTTCATTGTATATTTTTTTGATGTACTATAactgttggggaaaaaaaaaaggaaaatattttgataacCGAATCTCATCGCTTTATTGTGTTACTCGGTAAATAAAAGAACAAGTATAAACACACTGGGGCTTTTCATCAGTTCTCTTCCTACATCCAGACTACCTGAAGGGAACAAGCGTTGCTGGGTAGGGCTGGGACACCTGTGCCTTGTCTTATGGTGGTTCTGAGAAGAGGCAGCATTGTGACAGGTGGGCAGTGAGAGCTGCCACAGCCCAAAGCATCTGGGGTGTGCAGGGTAAGTACAGTCCCAGCTCCTCCAAGGATCTAGGTGTGCAGGTGAAGCACAACCCCATCTCCTACAAGCTCATGGCCGAGTCTGCACTCAGGAAGAGGGCTGGAATGGTGGATTTGGGCACCCTGCCCTCAGGAACAGCATCTGCCCTGCTCTAGGCATTCCCTGGTGCAGCATGTCGGGATATTCCAGTGCATGAAGGAGCAGTGGACACTGCCAGGGTAAGGGACaggctgccagggagcagcacagagccagctggggcagggcaaggAGAGCTGCTTGGCTGGAGGCAGGGCCAGCAAACAGGCTCTGCCCACATGTTATCAGGAAATAGAAAAAGAGGGACTTGTTCCCTCCAGATGTAGAGCTGATGCCCACGTTCCAgccagcctgtgctgtgcctcTGTTCCACTCTCCCAGCCTGCACCTGAGAGCAGAGGGGGTCACTGAGTGAATCCTGACCTTCCTGTAGCACCTCTgacagctgcaggggctgggcagggagaggagtgGCTCCTGTCCCACTGCTTCTCTCATCTGCCAGGACCATCCCTAGCCCTGGGATGATTGTTCCTCCTGCCACCTGCTTCCCACAGGCTCCGTGACACAGACAGGACTCAGCAGGAGGTGGgtgcaaggaaagcaggaaggtgaggaagaggaggtggcaatggaagggaaggggaagcaggctcatccatccatggatccgCTGCCCTTGTTCTTGCGGCTCAGGGGAAAGGCAGACTTGCTCTGTGGCTGTGTCATCTTGCTGGCCAGGTAGATGAAGGGCTCGATCAGCGTGCGCCGGTCAGCCACGGACACCTCCCACAGCTTCACCTTCTCGCCCTTGGCCCAGTGCTGGGCTGCATCATGGTCCACCCGGCGCTGCTCCTGCAGGTCACACTTGTTGCCCAAAACCACAATGGTGACCTGTTCCAAAAGGGTGAGAAGGGCCCCTGACGACCAAacacagctgcagggctggctctgccatGGAGACCCTCAGTGGTGGGCCTGGCCCTGCCACTGATTCCCCATCCATGTCAAGGCCTTTTGAAATCCAATGATCCCAGtgctcccttcccctcctgctaGGGTCTGCGTgtcccaaaccagccccaaagTGGAAGGAGCTTTTGAGCACCTGTAAACTCAGAGAGCATCCCTGGAGACAGCTGTGAGTCTCACAGATCAGGGACCCATCAGTACCTTGTGACAGGCTGGAGAAACCAAAGGTGAGAacctgccccagggcagcagatCCTCCTCCGGGGCACTCACCTCCTTCTTGTCCTTGGACTTGTCGATCTCCTTCTTGAGCAGCTCGACACGCTTGAAGGACTCCTTGTTGTCGGTGCTGTAGACCAGCACGTATCCGTCGGTGCAGGAGAAGCAGTGCttgggcagctccagcccgTCCCGCAGCCCCCGCGTGTCGTAGAAGCGCACCTGCTCCCGCACGCCGCGGTCCGTCTCGATGGAGCCCACGTAAATGTCCTCCTGGGTCTCGATCATCTCCGAGCCTGCCGGGGCGGGCAGCGGGCGCTGGGAGCGCTGCCGGGGCttggcccggcccggcccggcccgggagcTGTCCCGGCCCCGGAGCGGTCCCGGCCGGGCGCGCTGTGCGCTCCCCACGCACGGCCGGTGCTCGGCGCggacagccctgcccagccccgaCCTGCCCGCCGCACCCGCACTCACCGACCACATGGTTCCCGtagagcagctgctccaggatggAGGTTTTCCCCACCGAGGCCTGCCCGCACACCACCACCTTGCAGCTCTTGCCCATCCCGCCTCACCGGGGCCGCCGAGCCGCACCGGCGGCGGGAGGGACGCGGCGGCACCGCAGCGCCCCCGTGTGGGCGGGCGGACCGCCACGCCCAGCGCCGCCCCGCCTTGAGGCGGGAGGGGCGTGGTTATACaacccccgcccgccgcccggtCAAGTTCCGCCCTCCTCCCGGTACCGGCCCCTCCCGATGCCGCCGCCGGGCTCCTCCGCGGGCGCCCCCTGCCGGTcgggccccggcccgccccacCGGCGGAGGTCCCGCCCGTTCCGGCCctcgccccgccccgccccgccccggtccggcccagccccgcgcggtaagatggcggcggcggcggctgagGCCGAGTGCGATGTGGTCATGGCGGCGCCCGACGGGCCCGGCGAGACCGACAGCGACGAGGAGGCGCGCAGGTAGAGCGGCGGCCCGGGCGGGGAAAGGGCGGCCCCTGTCCCTGCCGGTGGGCCCGGCGAGGCTGCGGGTGCCGCAgggcccggggccgcggcgctcCGCAGGGCCGGGAGCTGCGGTCGGTCCCTGCCCGGGCAGAGTGCTCGGTGCAGGCCGGCCGCGAGCGGCGGCGCCCCGGGGctccgcggcggggcccggcgggcggTGACAGCCACACACACAGCCACGGGCCGCACGCGGCGGGGCCCGGAGCCGCTGGATTTGGGATGCGGTGCCGGTGTGTCCCGgtgcgctcccgccgccgccgtgTGCACCGGGATTAGAACATCCACCCGTTAGCGGCGTGTCCCAGCAgtgcagctcacacctgtgtccCGGGGCACACACCCTCACCGCTGCCGAGGGAGCGCGTCCTccccctgcctggggagggaaggaTTAAACTCGTGGGAAGAGGAAGCTCCAAACTCCTGAACCCTTTGCTGCTTCGTCACCCCATTCCCCTGGTTCTGCTCCATTTGAGACCTGCCCAGAGCGGGTTCCACTCTGGCCTGCCTTGCTGTGGGAAACGGGAAAGACCCCTTGGGCAGAGCGCTGCTGCGGGAATGCTCCATCATCCCGGAGCTCCCGGTTTGTTCCTGCCGTGCTCTGGTGCACCGTGCCCGGGGGAGCTGGCAGTGGCACCTGAGGCAGGGTAAGATGGGATCCCCACCTTTCCTGCATGTTTTCCCTCCAGGAGTGAGTGAGCTGTGGGAAAGTCCTGGCAACTCCACTGGTTTTCCATAGTGGCAGGTGCTGGTTCATGTCCCAGGGAGCTGGAAGGAAAGAGCTGttcctggaggagctgaggCATTTGCTCTGGAGGATGATTCAGTGGAATGAAgaagaagcaaaaccaaaagtGGCCTCTGAGGAATGGTGGTTTCAGCCTCCCATTGATGGCTCAAGGGATTTTATGGAATTGAGGcctgaggagcagctccctggggagatcctgctgagcaggaagggaggagctgctgaaggaacTTGGGGCTCGCAGGGCACGGGCATCGCCcagcctgtggggctgggacaggccTGTGTGGGCACATCACTCCTGCCCCTTGGGCAAGCGAAATGTGTCGTTTGAAATGGTGGAAATTCGCAGAGGTAAAACCCTGGCTGAAGGCACAGGTGTCTGCAGGTAGTGACCTCCAGCTCCTTTCTTCGTTCctgaggctgtgctgtgcaCTGCTTTCATTAGGTGCCTTCACAACGTTTCCTTT contains the following coding sequences:
- the NKIRAS2 gene encoding NF-kappa-B inhibitor-interacting Ras-like protein 2 isoform X1, with protein sequence MGKSCKVVVCGQASVGKTSILEQLLYGNHVVGSEMIETQEDIYVGSIETDRGVREQVRFYDTRGLRDGLELPKHCFSCTDGYVLVYSTDNKESFKRVELLKKEIDKSKDKKEVTIVVLGNKCDLQEQRRVDHDAAQHWAKGEKVKLWEVSVADRRTLIEPFIYLASKMTQPQSKSAFPLSRKNKGSGSMDG
- the NKIRAS2 gene encoding NF-kappa-B inhibitor-interacting Ras-like protein 2 isoform X2; this encodes MGKSCKVVVCGQASVGKTSILEQLLYGNHVVGSEMIETQEDIYVGSIETDRGVREQVSPSSVSSCSRRRSTSPRTRRRSPLWFWATSVTCRSSAGWTMMQPSTGPRARR